The following DNA comes from Spirochaetaceae bacterium.
AAAAATTAATCAATTTTTAAGCCGCCGGTAGCTTTAATTAATCTCGCCACGTTCTCGCTGCAATTTGCTAAATTTTTAAAGCCGTCTTTTAAGGCCTCTTCTAGTGAAACTGCGCCCGGTACTATGGAAAAAATAGCATCAAAGCCATGTTCATACAAAGTTTCGGCCTCTTTACCAATTGTACCTACTAAGGCGATAACCGGTAAATTATACTTTTTAGCTACCTGAGCCACGCCGTAAGGAGTTTTGCCAAAGCGGGTTTGAAAATCCATACCGCCTTCAGCGGTGATGACAAGGTTGGCATTCTTTATGGTTTCTTCAAGGTTAGCGGCTTTTGCCACAATATTTACCCCGCGCTCTAACTTAGCATTAGCAAAGGCCATTAAGCCGCCGCCAATCCCGCCGGCTGCACCGGCGCCGGGCGCTTCTTCTATATCTTTACCTAGCTGACTTTTAATAATACCGGCTAAATGCTTTAAGTTGGCATCTAACAGTTCTACGCCTTCTGGAGTGGCACCTTTTTGCGGGCCAAAGGTACGGCTGGCACCGCGCGGGCCGGTAAGCGGGTTATCTACATCGCAGGCAGCGGTAATGGTTACCTTGCTTAAACGATTGTCCAGCCGGCTTAAATCAATTTTGACCAGCTTGCCTAATTCGCCGCCGCCAAAGGCGAGCTCTTTGCCCTCTTTATCATAAAAGTGGCCGCCTAAAGCCTGCACCATACCTACGCCGCCATCGTTAGTAGCGCTGCCGCCGATGGTTACTAAAAAGTTGGTGGCCCCTTTATCTAAGGCGGCTTTAATAAGCTGGCCTGTACCATAGGTGGTGGTGATAAGCGGGTTGCGCTCTTCGCGCGGTACTAAAGCTAGGCCGCTGGTCTTGGCCATTTCGATAACGGCCGTTTGGCCATCACCTAAAATAGCATAAACCGCTTTAATGGGCTTACCTAAAGGGTCAAGCGTTTCGGCCTCGTAGATATGGCCGCCGCGTGCACTCACTAGGGCCTCCATTGTACCTTCGCCGCCATCAGCCATCGGTACTTTAGCATAGGTAGCTTGCGAAAAAATTTTTTTAAAGCCCTCTTCAATAGCTCTGCAAGCTTCTTCGGCTGTTAAGCTTTCTTTAAAGGAGTCGGGCGCTATAACTATTTTCATATTTATTTCCTTAATAATAATATTTAATTACTTCTGTTAAAGTAAAAATTGTAACCACGAAACACACTAAAATAGTTAATTTTTCGTGTGTTTCGTGCCTTTCGTGGTTTCCTTAACCTATAACGAAACCAAAGACACCAAAAATCATAGTGGAGACAAAGGTAAGCACAAGCCCTACCGCACTTTCATAAGGGATAACCTTAAGCCTGTCCTTAATATCCATATTAACGCTGCCGCCGGTGGCATGAAAAAAGCTGCCATGAGGGAGGTGGTCGAGCACCGTAGCGCCGGAGAGAATCATTGCACCGGCGCTAACGGGAGCTATGCCGGCGGCGAGTAAGGTTTCGCCAAAGACAGCGCTGCCCACAATAGTACCGGAGGTTGTTGAAGCGGTAGCTGCCGACATTACTATACCGGCCAGCGGTGCGAGCAAGAAAGCCGGAGCGCCGGTCATGGCTAAAAAGTTGGTAAAAACATCGCGCAGCTCGCTGTTGGCAATAATACCGGCTAAGGTA
Coding sequences within:
- a CDS encoding glycerate kinase, with the protein product MKIVIAPDSFKESLTAEEACRAIEEGFKKIFSQATYAKVPMADGGEGTMEALVSARGGHIYEAETLDPLGKPIKAVYAILGDGQTAVIEMAKTSGLALVPREERNPLITTTYGTGQLIKAALDKGATNFLVTIGGSATNDGGVGMVQALGGHFYDKEGKELAFGGGELGKLVKIDLSRLDNRLSKVTITAACDVDNPLTGPRGASRTFGPQKGATPEGVELLDANLKHLAGIIKSQLGKDIEEAPGAGAAGGIGGGLMAFANAKLERGVNIVAKAANLEETIKNANLVITAEGGMDFQTRFGKTPYGVAQVAKKYNLPVIALVGTIGKEAETLYEHGFDAIFSIVPGAVSLEEALKDGFKNLANCSENVARLIKATGGLKID